A portion of the Paenibacillus marchantiae genome contains these proteins:
- a CDS encoding ThuA domain-containing protein, with translation MDHRKKALLLGDYTHPDWHPLQGVDAEISRIFHDTMTVQCSENRNMLLQENITGFDVCICYMDDWKGKVSPQQTAGLLSYVSNGGGLVIIHNGISLQNRYELKQMIGAKFLHHPPYAPLEFTVTAESHPVTEGISGFTMEEEPYQFEFGSFAETKILLEYQSEEGPKPAAWAHRYGLGRIVYLMPGHHVPSFAHETYRQLILQAGKWAARYV, from the coding sequence ATGGATCATCGTAAAAAAGCGTTATTACTTGGTGATTATACTCATCCGGACTGGCATCCGCTGCAAGGGGTGGATGCGGAAATTAGTCGGATTTTTCACGATACTATGACTGTGCAGTGCAGTGAGAATCGCAACATGCTGCTGCAAGAAAATATAACTGGATTTGATGTGTGTATCTGTTACATGGATGATTGGAAGGGGAAAGTTTCTCCACAGCAGACGGCAGGCTTATTGTCCTATGTTAGTAATGGAGGTGGACTGGTCATTATACATAACGGAATTTCGCTCCAAAATCGTTATGAGCTGAAGCAGATGATCGGTGCCAAATTCCTGCATCATCCACCTTATGCCCCACTAGAGTTCACAGTAACTGCAGAGAGCCATCCAGTGACGGAAGGCATTTCCGGATTTACGATGGAGGAAGAGCCTTATCAGTTCGAGTTCGGTTCATTTGCCGAAACGAAAATTCTGCTGGAGTATCAATCCGAAGAAGGGCCGAAGCCCGCAGCTTGGGCGCATAGATATGGTCTTGGACGCATTGTTTATTTGATGCCAGGACATCATGTACCATCTTTTGCCCATGAAACCTATCGTCAGTTAATTCTGCAGGCAGGAAAATGGGCTGCGCGCTACGTATAG
- a CDS encoding uroporphyrinogen-III synthase, translated as MAQHLAGIRVALTGPRKSKEMSLLVEKMGGIPLVRPAQGTVFLDDRNIRDGLVSWISDPPDWTVLTTGMGLDAIFDMAEDMEIADQLLDVLSESLIAARGYKTVNALRKRKLTPLVRDDDGSTDGLIREFAPHELKGQKVMLQLHGETAPKLVGWLEEQGAQVRQVLPYRHVPPEEGELEQLLNEILLHEVHAVAFTSGPQVRFLVEYAASKGKLESMQEAFRQGVVPASVGRVTANAMREEGIEALVVPEDEKMGALIVELGRYYAARSADKAQLLQ; from the coding sequence ATGGCTCAACATTTGGCAGGTATACGCGTAGCATTGACCGGACCACGAAAATCCAAAGAGATGTCTTTGCTGGTTGAGAAAATGGGCGGGATTCCACTAGTCCGACCTGCACAAGGAACTGTTTTTCTGGACGATCGTAATATTCGAGATGGTCTGGTATCCTGGATATCCGACCCGCCAGACTGGACGGTATTAACCACGGGTATGGGATTGGACGCTATTTTTGATATGGCTGAGGATATGGAGATTGCTGATCAATTGCTGGACGTATTATCGGAATCCTTGATTGCTGCAAGAGGGTACAAAACAGTCAATGCACTCCGAAAACGTAAACTGACACCGCTGGTACGGGATGATGATGGCAGCACAGACGGGCTGATTCGTGAATTTGCGCCTCATGAACTTAAGGGACAGAAGGTCATGTTGCAACTGCATGGGGAAACCGCGCCCAAGTTGGTCGGTTGGCTGGAGGAACAAGGGGCGCAAGTACGTCAGGTGCTTCCTTATCGTCACGTCCCGCCCGAAGAGGGCGAACTGGAACAGTTGTTGAATGAAATTTTGCTGCATGAGGTGCATGCTGTCGCGTTTACTAGTGGGCCGCAAGTGCGGTTTTTGGTTGAATACGCGGCGTCAAAGGGCAAGCTCGAATCCATGCAGGAAGCCTTCCGGCAAGGCGTAGTGCCTGCTTCGGTGGGTAGGGTTACGGCAAACGCAATGCGTGAAGAAGGTATTGAGGCGCTCGTAGTCCCAGAGGATGAGAAGATGGGGGCACTAATCGTTGAACTGGGGCGTTATTACGCTGCCCGATCTGCGGACAAGGCTCAACTGCTGCAATAA
- a CDS encoding phasin family protein produces MSDLFKKAISLGLGLTVVSKEKIEKTVDDLVKRGELAPGESKALVERLMERGDEEQGQFKRMIHEQVKRVLQEVGVPSESDVTSLEQRVAVLEKKLAELGHTPQLQPDVSPAPLEVPPLKGNEIE; encoded by the coding sequence ATGAGCGATTTGTTCAAAAAGGCAATCTCGTTAGGGCTCGGTCTTACTGTTGTAAGTAAGGAGAAAATTGAGAAAACCGTGGATGATCTGGTTAAGCGAGGGGAACTGGCGCCTGGTGAATCCAAAGCGTTGGTTGAACGCCTGATGGAACGGGGCGATGAAGAGCAGGGCCAGTTCAAAAGAATGATTCACGAACAGGTCAAGCGCGTCCTTCAGGAAGTGGGCGTTCCATCCGAGAGTGATGTAACCAGTTTGGAACAGCGTGTTGCCGTCCTTGAGAAAAAGCTTGCGGAACTGGGTCACACACCACAGCTTCAACCTGATGTATCCCCAGCTCCACTTGAAGTTCCTCCTCTCAAAGGAAACGAGATCGAGTAG
- a CDS encoding SDR family oxidoreductase, whose protein sequence is MMKTVCVTGAARGLGLALTAQMLKRGYIVYAAGLDMEESEGIRLLTDAFPKHLRAIELDIADDLSVALFTETLKLDTEHLDMLINNAAILGSITDHIRGPLNMAEMAEVFNVNTLGTLRVTHALLPLLLQGTNKLIVDISSEAGSIEQCSRDGWFAYCMSKSALNMQARLVHNGLKNEGGQVMLIHPGWVQSYMSGELNTDADLTPDQSAQHITALIDRHKEFMGDQPAYVDYKGDTLPW, encoded by the coding sequence ATGATGAAAACCGTATGTGTAACCGGGGCGGCCCGGGGACTGGGGTTAGCTCTGACGGCACAAATGCTGAAGAGAGGTTATATCGTTTATGCAGCAGGGTTGGACATGGAAGAGTCAGAAGGAATTCGTCTTCTGACGGATGCCTTTCCAAAACATTTACGCGCCATCGAACTGGACATTGCGGATGATCTGTCCGTAGCTTTGTTCACGGAGACACTTAAGCTGGATACAGAGCATTTGGATATGCTTATCAATAATGCGGCTATACTAGGAAGTATTACGGATCATATCCGCGGACCGTTAAATATGGCGGAGATGGCAGAAGTATTCAACGTAAATACCTTGGGGACATTGCGTGTGACTCATGCCCTGTTGCCCCTCCTTCTTCAAGGGACAAACAAGCTGATCGTCGATATATCTTCGGAGGCAGGCAGTATTGAGCAGTGCAGCCGGGATGGATGGTTTGCCTATTGTATGTCCAAATCTGCGTTAAACATGCAGGCCCGCCTTGTGCATAATGGTCTGAAGAATGAGGGTGGGCAAGTGATGCTGATACATCCCGGCTGGGTACAGAGTTATATGAGCGGGGAATTGAATACCGATGCAGACCTTACGCCAGATCAATCGGCTCAGCATATCACAGCACTCATCGATCGCCATAAGGAGTTCATGGGCGATCAGCCCGCGTATGTAGATTACAAGGGCGATACCCTTCCTTGGTAA